Within Dendrosporobacter quercicolus, the genomic segment TCTTTATTCAACAAGAAGAAGAACGGTTTTACATGCATATTGAAAGAACCGCCAGTTTTATGCTGGAGTTCCGGTATGGGCTGCCCCGTCGCTTCTATACCATTTTGGATGCCGGTTATGCGATTGGCCTGTCCAAATTTTTGCTGAATGAGCTGGGCCTTATTCCGGCCAAACAGTATATTGTCGACGACACGCCGGAGGAGTATTATGACCTGATTAAACAGCAGTTCCGGCAAATATCCGAATACCGTTCGGCGGAAGTTGCCTTTGTGATTGATGCGGGAGCGGTGCAGGCTGAAATACGAAAGGATAGCCATAAGCACCGTTCACTCATTGTCGGCAGCGCCTGGGAACGGGATTTGGCCGGGGAAATCGGGGCAGACTTGTTAATTGTCAGTGTGCCGGTTCAGTACCGGCTGGTTTTAAACTGCGGCTATGCCGGCTATAATGGCGGTCTGAGGCTGATTGAAGACATTTACGGCAAAGTGCTGGATACCTATCGCTGATGAAAGCGGAAACGTTAACCCGTTCCCCTATTTTACAAAAATGACAAGGAGCTGAGTATTATGGCAAAGGTGGCTGTGGTCAGTACGGATGGAGTGGTGATTAATGAACATTTTGGCAAAGCCAGGGAATTTTTCATCTACGAAGTGCAGGAAAACGGAGAATACCAGCTGATTGAACAGCGGGCAAGTATTGCCGGCTGCTCCGGCGGGGGTGGAGGACATCAGCAAAGAGCCGCCGAATTACTAGCAGATGTTGAAGTTGTGCTGGCGGCCCAAATTGGTCCCGGCGCTGAGCAGCAGCTGCGCAATTATGGTGTTATTGCCCTTACGGTAGCCAGCTCAATTGATAAAGCTCTACAGGCTTACGGCAAAAGAGGGCGGTTTATCAGAAACAGTGTGCTGCGCTCAGCCGGGGCCGGTTGTTCCGGTAGCGGCGGCTCCTGCCGCTCCGGCTGCTGCCGCTGATCGCCGGGAGCAATATTAGCATTAGAGGTGAGTTGATTGATTCAGTATCAGCCAATCGGCATTATCCATTCGCCCTTTACCGAGCCCAAAGGCACGCCGATTCAGCCGACTGCCGCCAGCGGCATTCCTGGCAGTATTGAGCTTGAGTCCCGTTACGCCGAAGGACTAAAGGATCTGGCGGGGTTTTCCCATTTGATTCTGATTTATCATTTGCATTTGATTAGCGCGGCAGGCGCATTATTGGTAAAACCCTTTTTGGATGATGAACTGCACGGGATTTTTGCCACTCGTGCGCCAGGCCGCCCTAATCCCATTGGCTTTTCCGTGGTACGGCTGACCAAAGTAGCCGGCAGCCGCCTGGAGATTTGTGATGTGGATATGATTGACGGTACTCCGCTGCTGGATATCAAACCCTATGTTCCGGCGTTTGATGACCGGCAGCCGGCCCGAATCGGCTGGTTTGGGAAAAATATTCACAAATTGGCTGACACTAAGGATGACGGACGGTTTGTTTAGTATTGCGGTAAGCTGAAAGCCGGGCTTGTTGACGGGACTAATTTATGGCGGAAACAGGAACCGACGGCTGATTCCTAAACCAACGGGAAGGGAGATTGCTATTGACAAAGGCCGGCGGGCGGTGTATTATTACATCAAAATATTTTGGGCTGATCAGGAGATAAACTGAAGGCTAAGAAAATTCCTTGTACGGATATTCTTGGACTTCAGTTTTTTGTATTGAACAACGGCAGCGCACGGAGTTGCTGTTGTCCAGGAGGGTAAAGGCCAGTCTATATTGCG encodes:
- a CDS encoding NifB/NifX family molybdenum-iron cluster-binding protein — its product is MAKVAVVSTDGVVINEHFGKAREFFIYEVQENGEYQLIEQRASIAGCSGGGGGHQQRAAELLADVEVVLAAQIGPGAEQQLRNYGVIALTVASSIDKALQAYGKRGRFIRNSVLRSAGAGCSGSGGSCRSGCCR
- the tsaA gene encoding tRNA (N6-threonylcarbamoyladenosine(37)-N6)-methyltransferase TrmO encodes the protein MIQYQPIGIIHSPFTEPKGTPIQPTAASGIPGSIELESRYAEGLKDLAGFSHLILIYHLHLISAAGALLVKPFLDDELHGIFATRAPGRPNPIGFSVVRLTKVAGSRLEICDVDMIDGTPLLDIKPYVPAFDDRQPARIGWFGKNIHKLADTKDDGRFV